The region AATGTACCATCCTCTTGTTTTATGTCAGTTAAATCCTGAAGATTTCCACTGTGGCTTACAAcgtgcgcgagaaaaaaatgcACTTTACGATCACGATCGGTCGAGAGAGCCAGCCGTAGTTATCGGAGGACACGGTTTCCCTTTACGACTGAATTTTTAAATCCCCGACGTTACCGAGTGTACGATTGTTAGGTATGCGACTGTCTTTCCGAAGAATCACTTCCACCTTTTAAGTTAACACTAAGCGTGAAACATATCGTACGTGTGACAGCTAACAAAATTGAGTgtagtattaatattatccgACAGTTGTATCAAGAAGGGAATGAACATGTCGAAAATCCGTCCTCAATGAGTGATCCGAGAAATTAATCTTCACTAAAGTTCAGGAAACTTCAGTTGCCAAACCAAATGCTTCCGACAAAATCCAGTTGTAGTTGACAATCCATTACTAGTTTGActacataagaaataaattaataaacgcgcggaatgcttttttttttactctcgttTTAAATCGACacgcgaaaataaaactcaACTTGAAGCACTTTAATCCTGATAAGCACATAATGTAATGAAAGTGTTCCACtctcggatttttttttttttttctttttaaacagcGACACACAAAAATCTTTAGTCTCGAACTAGGATTTTACTAgtttcaaaaagaaatattatctgTATGCATCGCCTCCTCGTAATGGACTTGCCAACGTTTCCTGATCCAGCAACAGAGAATCCTTTCTCCTGATCCTGAATTTTCCTCTTGAAATCCCGTTATCCCGTTTCGCTATTCTCATTTCTCTATGTCTTTTAATCCTCTTATAATTTATGCTCTCCATATCGCAAATCCTCCAAAACGCAATCCATCTCATTCCAACGCCAAGCGAATGTGTATTATATCCATCCAAGAAGTAAGATCGTGTTGATTTCAGTTTTTCATTCATTGTGTTACAATCCCAATatacaaaagaagaaaaaatacattagtttcttatgtaatgtaaaataatattatatatctattAATGCAAATGTAATACCCGTGATGTACAAAGATAGAAAATTGTGTTGTATAATACAAGACTGTACGACAGAGGATTTTAAatgctgcatttttttttcgaaagaaaaTGCTTATAcaacgaaaaacaaatttagaTCACAGggttaatttgcaaaaatagtataaaatacACGATATCCAATGTTTTCCTTTCAAACGTGTGTCAGTTCAAACGGGATATAAtgagaatttataaaaatgcatctaATTACGTGACCGttgcaaatataaaagaaaggaaaacaCATGAACAGAGAAATGCGAAAGATTAATGTCAATTAGCAGTTATTTCATTCAACGCATTTCGCTGAGTTTGTCGTGTATTAGTAAGATTTATTGTAATCTGGATATATTGCAAATGTtcagattatatatatatatatgtgtgtgtgtgtgtgtgtgtgtaagagagagagagagaatgtgTGTGttcgtgtgtgtgtgtgcgagCACGTAATGCTCTATACTTTCACATCAAAAATGGTTAAAGACCTAAATAAGTTAAATACTTTATACTGAAACAACATCAAACGCAATCTGCAAAATCAGGATATGATCCGTGAAATATCGAAGGTTACCAAGGTCTATTGTCATATACAGTTGCGTGTTATTGTAAAGTGAATTAATCAGATTGTATGGAagtgataaaaagaaagtttctGTGCCAATATAATTATGTGTGTagtgtataataaatattacatatatttcattatacatatatgcgcgAAATATTGTCATCACTACTGATTCagtttgaaattatttcgatttaattgataaGTTGTTTAAGTGATTCGTGTGAACAATCTTGAGGCATTTATCTTTATGTACATGTTATTCATTAAAGTTAATGTATTATCGTACTctatacaaaaagaaaaatatatatatatatatatatatatatacgttttgCAAGatgaatatacatacataGCATGCTACTCTAAGCAGTTTATTCGATATTATCAAAGACGCATGTATacagaatatatattttggaTATTGTGTATTAGTTTATAGTACTTTTCCTTAAATTACAGATTTTTTGACAAGAGTTTAGTAGTGGAAAATTGATGCTAAAAGCGTTAGGAAACTACGAACAATGCAGTAACGCATGACTTTTGACACACATGACGCACTGACAATAAATGTTCCACTTTAATTATGCAGTATATCATTTCGGGCAATGAGATATGCAGTATCTATTGtattataatgataattacTGCATGATACTTGAAAATTTATGACAAAAGCAAGGAATCTTAAGCTAAAGTAAGTATTAGTTTAagccttgtttttttttattcattaatgtctataaaatgtgtatttaaatGTGCTAGTACAAATATTCCCGTCTTTTTGTATGATAAagtttaatacttttattagaatataagataaaattgtcttaaatatataaataattatgaaaaaaatgttagtaAATTTATGTGACAATTAAGAAAGATTATCAAGAAGTAATTTTTGTTAGgcaaatttaaagttttatactTTACtaccatgtaaaatatattcaaatataaatcaaGTTATAAGCATCAATATATCCAATAATGCATTGAAGTAGCCAGTACTTGTTATATAACAATACTGACAGAAATGTacatctgtaaaaaataatgagtTATTGTCAATCGAACGTATTTATCGTAAGTATTGGCGAACTGGTttgttatttacatttaagtTTAAAGCTAGAATAAATTGATAGCTAAGAATTGAAAATTTAGGTCTAATTTCTAGAAAGATTTAGCAATACTTCAAAATTGTTACACACTTCGTAAATGGTAGTGATGACAAAGGTTGGCAAATATGTAGAGGAATGTATTgtttaaatgtagaaaattagATCCAATAGTTTTGGATGAACAGTTACACATGATTTCGAGCACGATTTCATTTTTGAGGGCAAAATtcaacaaatattatattccaTATAACTGTCTCCATTAGTCCAATACtaggaaacttttttttttagaataacgattaaaaatgaaatcgctaaattaatttgcttctGGGTCGAATAATAAGATATGCTTACTTTGAAATGAAGGAACTTAAAGAATAATCGTGACATACGTACGAAATAAACCGTGctctaattataaatacatcaGAAATATACAATACAatcaattaatcaattattaaattcaagcAAGattaggaaattaatttaaaccttTTTATACAAATTCTGTCATTTTTTGGACTGGATTTGGAAATTTTTACCGAGTGAAATTTAAATCAGTAATAATGAAACATGGTaaagaacaaatattaatataaacctGTACTTATATTACCATGTGAAACACATACGTACATACTAGTCGTACGAACGAGATCTGGAACGAGATCTTGATCGCGAATAATTACGCCGTAACGGCGAGTAAGTGGGAGAGCCACGGCGCCGTGGACTGTAGCTTCGTGAACGGGTACGGCCCCTTTCTCGATCTTCGCTGCGTCCTCTATCACCACCACTGTGATCTTCCTTCACACGGATGTAAGCTACCTCACCCTAAATTAAacgacaataaaatattaaagtgtATCGAAGCGTACTAAAGTAACAGATCCACGATGTGACTTGCAAGCACGTGAGCAACTGTATGCTCATTTACAGAACTCCATACCGAAATTAGCGCTACGTTTGCCGTCAGGACAATGAATCATACCTCGTGGGATCTAAATCTGGAATCGTCTAACTTCTTTACGGCGTATTTCATGTCGTCATGTCGCAGAAATTCCACGACGCCAGTTCCATCCTTGTAAACATCTGCAAAGCATACGTCACCAGCCTCGCGCATGTGATCCTTGAGGTCCTGCCAGCTGCCGGAGGGCGGCAGGCCGCTGACCAGCACACGATATTGCGATCGTCGTGCAGGCGGGCCGCGACCACGAGAGTTGCTCATTTCGCCACGGCCACCTCGGCCACTGTCCCCGGCTCCACGTCCACCACGAAAATTATTACTGGGCCCACCACCTCGCGGGAACTCGACTCTCAATCTGTAGCCATCGTAGTCGTAACCATCCCTCGCATGTACTGCATCTTCAGCGTCCCTGCGAAACAAAGAAGTTTATATATATGCTACTATGTTAATTTGCAATTACATTTACTTGTGAAGTATAACGACGAACctgaaagaatttaaatatattaaatacaagtTAATAGATAATGTTGTTAAATGTTTATACAAAATGGATTCCATCTGGAATTCtggagaaatatattttacattcaaGAAGCAACGAAAAGATTTGAAAAAAGTGTTTAATGTTATGCATTTCGGGATGCAtatatatttccaattttttttttaactctttttGACAAACGTTAAATGTCGGGAATtttatagaaagaaaaatacttttatttctgcttttgTAAAAGCTGTTTTCATCATTTGTCGCAGGTAACGGTAATCGCTTCCTGCGTCGCCACTCGgataagatattatttttttttttttttttagatatcaTCGCGCGCAGGGATTTGTCGTCCCCGTGCGATAAGCTAGCCCGACGTCGAGCCCAATTTCGGCGCAGCCGAGACTCGACGGCGAGCTGCGTGTGTGTATGCGTGAATGGAATAACTAAATAACGCGTGTAACGCTCGCGGTGGGTTTGGGCGAGCTCTTACCTTGGGTCGTCGAATTCAACGAAAGCGAAAGGCGGCCCCCGGCGGTTTTTCAGGTCAACGAAAGTAACTTTACCGAACTTGTAGAACAGATCTTGGATGTCCTTTGTGCGGATGTCAGGCGGCAGGTTGCCCACGTATATCCTGCACTCATTTCTACCGCCGTGTGACATGATACCTACCCGCCCTGGCTGATGCTCGCGCAGCGGAGAAGCTTAACGTACACGGCACGCGCGCGGTAaccaaacaaaaaaaaaaaagaggacgaGAGACGGCGACACCGGATAGCACCAGCGGACGAGCAACGGTGCGATTGGCGTGGATTGCGTGCGCGACGACTCCGAAGCAATCGAAGGATACGAAGGGTCCTCTCGGTTCACCGACGTTGCTCGAGGTCACCCGAGGTCGCCCGAGACTTTTGCAACCGGGCGGGTTTCCGTGGCGGCCTGCGTGACCTGAATTACGTCACGAGCGACGCGCGGTGTCCAATGAAACTATTGTTTCTACAGGAAAGCGAAGCTCTCATTGAACATCGCGTGTCGCTCGCGACTTGGGCTCCAATTAATTTCATTCAACCATAGGCCGAATAGAAAAGATGTTCCACGTGAAACAAGCTCCAATATTGGATTTTTTTATTGGACCTGACTTGCGCGTAAATTAATCGAAAGTTCGAAgatgcgaaaaattaaatcgtattcGATTGcttgtagaaaaatataaagaattcttatatttttataggcTATAgtaaaagattttgtaatgattgtaatttatattatgttttgtaattaatattatgaataaactgccatatattatatatataaaggtGTTTTTCACTGCCTTTGCGGGCTACACCCTATCAAAGCGTATCCCGTTCCCGACAATTCTTTGAGATTTCTCTGGcctatagctctggccttttcttctatccgacggtagctgaagcgctggcttcacacggacacGGCCTCTGCAtgtgtacgcgtggaagccgcgattccaaATTGGGCTCTCTGAGTCCCGGACGACGCATCGAAACGCGCTCCAAGCTTTCGGGCGTAGACCGCTCTACAAGTGCCGCCGCCGATCGCGCGTCGGGTCCAACGGAAATAACGACGTCGGCGGGGCCGCTGGCGAGGAGGCCGGAGAGAGGCGAATCCGGCGAATGCCAACGGAGTGATACATCAAGCGCGGGTGACACAGCGCTGGCTCGGGCTTGTCGCGCTGCGTCCCGTTTGGTCCCGTTTCACGTGGCCGATCTCGCGCGAACACGCAGGTTTACTTTGGAGTAAGAACCTTGGAAACTTTTGGCAACTGTCCCCGTTGCCGTATACAGCGACCGCAGCCGCCGAGCGATCCGTTTTCGCTTCCCCGGAGCGTCGTTTTTGATACAGGTAGGCCGATGCTTCGCAACCACCTTTTTTTATCGCAGTACCTTTCCCCTTTCCCCATTTATGCGGAGGCATGCGACGTTCTCGACCGAAATGCTGCTGTCGAAGATAACGGCGAGGTTGTCGGTTAACGGATCCGTGTGCGGAAACGCGTTCTGTAACGTTGAGAGCTTCTGACGAGCTCACGAAGAGCAGCGTGGTATTTAAGCCTGACAGAACACCGCGTGACAGGAATATCTCACTAGCACGCACTCCGATAAGCTTTTTTTGTTTGCAGAGTGATCGATAGACTTACGGTTTCTGTAAAAATCAAGGAAACGTCAAGAACCCCATGGAATGTACGGAATATTGTGATTGAATGCATTTTATTCGATGCTTGTGTCGttctttaattacttttatttctattgtTTGGAGAATGTTAAACGGGAATGCTTCTGTTAATTTAAACAACCGTTAATTGACTTcgtgattatttatttaattatttgtatattaattttttttttcctgtatatttgattgataaaataataacggaTCGTgaactaatttaaaataataaaaaaaaaattttttaatgatttgaGTTCAGGAttaaaatgagagaaagagagttgATTTATAAGTTTTAAGTATAGAATTGCTTGTTAAATTTgattgttttaaattacaatgttTCTTATTTGCACTTTTAGAATAAACACTGATAAAATCATTATGTCTGACCACTTTGGACCAATCACCTTAAAATGGGATCCCAAAAACTTAGAAATACGGACGATGTCTGTAGAAAAGACACTGGAGCCACTCGTGCTCCAGGTCACTACATTGGTGAACACAAAGGGTCCCAGCaagaagaagaagggaaaATCAAAGAGAACAAGTGCACTTGTCGGAACTGTAGAGAAGGCAACTGCCAATTTTATTGAGAAGGGTGAAAAGATTGCTTATGAAAATCCAGATATTACGGCGGAAATGCTAAGTGCCGTAGAGGAAGTGAGGAAAACAGGAGCAGCAATGAGCATTGCAGCCAggtacaataatttttttaatttatgatttaattgtGTTACGTTGTTTCAGTCTAACGTTATACGTTAAATTATATAGAGAATTTTCTGAGGATCCATGCTCATCTTTAAAACGAGGGAACATGGTGCGTGCTGCAAGGAACTTACTGTCAGCGGTGACACGCTTGCTCATTTTGGCGGACATGGTGGATGTTCATCTGCTTTTAAAATCATTGTACGTCGTAGAGGATGATTTGAAGAAGCTAAAAAATGCTTCTTCGCAAGGGGAATTAATTCAGAATATCAAGGAGTTCGGCAGAAACGCCGCTGAATTAATTCATCAAGCGGCCAAGCGTCAGCACGAGCTGAAAGATCCTCAGCTTAGAGATGATTTAGCGGCCGCCCGGGCTGTCTTGAAGAAGCACTCCACCATGCTGCTCACCGCGTCAAAGGTGTTCGTGCAGCATCCCGATTTGGCGGCGGCCAAGGCAAATCGCGATTACGTACTGAAGCAAGTGTGCGAGGCGGTAAACACGATAAACGACGTTGCTCAAGGAAAAACACCACCCGACAGCCAGCATCCGTACGACGGTCCCGGTGAATTGGCCGCTGCATTGGACGACTTCGACGAAAGAATGGTGATGTCACCGCTCGCTTATAACGAAGTTCGTACGCGACCTAGCCTCGAGGAGAGACTCGAAAGTATCATCAGCGGTGCTGCATTAATGGCAGATTCGTCTTGCACTCGGGATGAACGTAGGGAACGCATTGTTGCTGAATGTAACGCAGTCAGACAGGCCCTTCAAGATCTCTTGAGTGAATACATGAACAACGTAAGTAGCACTgtgattataatataattattgaaaaaaatacaactgAATACAATAGTGTTTATATTacatcgaaaagaaaaaaatgtagatatctatttgatttttaattagatttatataaatcacaACGGTTTTTTctaacattgttttttttatctttaaaaatttcgtttttttactCTACATTATACATAGAAAATTCTAGACAGCATACTATGcgatatattctttttattacaacaaTATTCATTctattgatttctttttatcggtGATGGCCAGTTACAACGCGCTCGGGGTGGGAGACGGGTAAATATGCGAAGTAATTCTACATTTCCTATGGGTTGTGTTACGCATATATACGTTATCCTAGAACTTACACACACTACCAGTGCatacttattatttaacgactagcattaattattgataGTTATATGCTTAcaaattgttttacttttttttttaattccttcaCTTTTCTAtgtagatattaaataactaatattaTAACTCACGTTGTAGATatgtaaaataacaaaatatttaaacgcaaTAAACCTTGTAATAGACGGCTCATAGATTAGCATAATTGTAGAAAATACAAGctatagaatataattatgcaCAATTTGtagcatataaatatatataaaacttgtAAATATATCGCTTTCTGCAATCGTGTTGCTAAAAATccgaatttaatataaataatattttattcttgtcttcatattattaacattactTTGACAATTTAGTTTACATATCcctttttttcgtaatttatacAGTACCTTATTGGAATTAATTTGGAGgtaaagtaaattttcttaaaagtaagaaaaagtTCTTCGATTAAATATGATTCGAGATATACTACTGAAAAACGGGACCTCTGAATTGGCATCGATTGACTCTCGTTACTACCTCAATTTGCCGGTGGTGAGAGTAGTGGTCGAGCATACGCAATTATCGtacaagataataaaaattgagccGATATTCACTCTCGCggcataaattaattgataaatatttgttaacaGATGGGTGTTAAGGAACAATCTGAAGGATTAGAGAGAGCGATAGATCATATGTGCAGGAAGACCCGCGATCTTCGCAGACAACTACGTAAAGCCGTAGTGGACCATGTGTCGGATAGTTTCCTCGAAACCAGCGCACCGTTACAGGCCCTGTATGAAGCCGCGGAAAAAGGTTGGGTTAAGGAAGTAGAAGAGTACGCGCTCATTTTTACAGAGCACGCAAATAAATTAGTGGAGGTAaagaaatgttataaattcttacataaatataatatttatctgaCTGCATTTATGATCACACGTTACTTGAATCGACGTTGTTTTTCAGAATAATCTCGTGTAACAAGATTAATTGTGCCTTTACTTTGAACAGGTGGCCAATTTGGTATGCAGTATGTCGAATAATGAAGATGGCGTGAAGATGGTACGCTATGCCGCATCGCAGATCGAAAGTTTATGCCCACAGGTGATTAATGCGGCGCGTGTGTGGGCCGCGCGAAACACGGACGTAGCGAAAGACAACATGAAGGTGTTTCGCCAGGCTTGGGAGAATCAAATGCGCGTTTTGACAGAGGCCGTGGACGACATTACTACGATCGATGATTTCC is a window of Cardiocondyla obscurior isolate alpha-2009 linkage group LG11, Cobs3.1, whole genome shotgun sequence DNA encoding:
- the Sf2 gene encoding serine/arginine-rich splicing factor 1A, giving the protein MSHGGRNECRIYVGNLPPDIRTKDIQDLFYKFGKVTFVDLKNRRGPPFAFVEFDDPRDAEDAVHARDGYDYDGYRLRVEFPRGGGPSNNFRGGRGAGDSGRGGRGEMSNSRGRGPPARRSQYRVLVSGLPPSGSWQDLKDHMREAGDVCFADVYKDGTGVVEFLRHDDMKYAVKKLDDSRFRSHEGEVAYIRVKEDHSGGDRGRSEDRERGRTRSRSYSPRRRGSPTYSPLRRNYSRSRSRSRSRSYD
- the Alpha-cat gene encoding catenin alpha isoform X1: MFLICTFRINTDKIIMSDHFGPITLKWDPKNLEIRTMSVEKTLEPLVLQVTTLVNTKGPSKKKKGKSKRTSALVGTVEKATANFIEKGEKIAYENPDITAEMLSAVEEVRKTGAAMSIAAREFSEDPCSSLKRGNMVRAARNLLSAVTRLLILADMVDVHLLLKSLYVVEDDLKKLKNASSQGELIQNIKEFGRNAAELIHQAAKRQHELKDPQLRDDLAAARAVLKKHSTMLLTASKVFVQHPDLAAAKANRDYVLKQVCEAVNTINDVAQGKTPPDSQHPYDGPGELAAALDDFDERMVMSPLAYNEVRTRPSLEERLESIISGAALMADSSCTRDERRERIVAECNAVRQALQDLLSEYMNNMGVKEQSEGLERAIDHMCRKTRDLRRQLRKAVVDHVSDSFLETSAPLQALYEAAEKGWVKEVEEYALIFTEHANKLVEVANLVCSMSNNEDGVKMVRYAASQIESLCPQVINAARVWAARNTDVAKDNMKVFRQAWENQMRVLTEAVDDITTIDDFLAVSENHILDDVNKCVLALQVRPGDADTLDRHAGAILGRSARVCNVVQAEMDNYEPCIYTKRVLEAVKVLRKQVMPNFEQRVEEAVNALRSNPAQEVDENDFIDASRLVYDGVREIRRAVLMNRADEDLDPEDVELDEHYTLETRSKSSAQTGEHGVDEYPEISGITTAREAMRKMPEEDKQKILQQVEYFRSEKLKFDKEVAKWDDAGNDIIVLAKHMCMIMMEMTDFTRGRGPLKTTMDVINAAKKISEAGTKLDKLTRQIADQCPESSTKKDLLAYLQRIALYCHQMNITSKVKADVQNISGELIVSGLDSATSLIQAAKNLMNAVVLTVKASYVASTKYPRQSTVTSPIVIWKMKAPEKKPLVRPERPEEVRAKVRKGSQKKVQNPIHALSEFQSPTESV
- the Alpha-cat gene encoding catenin alpha isoform X2; amino-acid sequence: MSDHFGPITLKWDPKNLEIRTMSVEKTLEPLVLQVTTLVNTKGPSKKKKGKSKRTSALVGTVEKATANFIEKGEKIAYENPDITAEMLSAVEEVRKTGAAMSIAAREFSEDPCSSLKRGNMVRAARNLLSAVTRLLILADMVDVHLLLKSLYVVEDDLKKLKNASSQGELIQNIKEFGRNAAELIHQAAKRQHELKDPQLRDDLAAARAVLKKHSTMLLTASKVFVQHPDLAAAKANRDYVLKQVCEAVNTINDVAQGKTPPDSQHPYDGPGELAAALDDFDERMVMSPLAYNEVRTRPSLEERLESIISGAALMADSSCTRDERRERIVAECNAVRQALQDLLSEYMNNMGVKEQSEGLERAIDHMCRKTRDLRRQLRKAVVDHVSDSFLETSAPLQALYEAAEKGWVKEVEEYALIFTEHANKLVEVANLVCSMSNNEDGVKMVRYAASQIESLCPQVINAARVWAARNTDVAKDNMKVFRQAWENQMRVLTEAVDDITTIDDFLAVSENHILDDVNKCVLALQVRPGDADTLDRHAGAILGRSARVCNVVQAEMDNYEPCIYTKRVLEAVKVLRKQVMPNFEQRVEEAVNALRSNPAQEVDENDFIDASRLVYDGVREIRRAVLMNRADEDLDPEDVELDEHYTLETRSKSSAQTGEHGVDEYPEISGITTAREAMRKMPEEDKQKILQQVEYFRSEKLKFDKEVAKWDDAGNDIIVLAKHMCMIMMEMTDFTRGRGPLKTTMDVINAAKKISEAGTKLDKLTRQIADQCPESSTKKDLLAYLQRIALYCHQMNITSKVKADVQNISGELIVSGLDSATSLIQAAKNLMNAVVLTVKASYVASTKYPRQSTVTSPIVIWKMKAPEKKPLVRPERPEEVRAKVRKGSQKKVQNPIHALSEFQSPTESV